CGAAAAACTGAAATGGCCAAGAAATTCCTGACCGATGTTCCGGTGCAAGGCAAGCTGGTTTTCTTGCGCAACGACTTCAACGTGCCGCTGGACGCGCGGCAGCATATCACCGACGACACGCGCATCCGGGCGGCGTTGCCCACCTTCCGCTACCTGATCGAGAATGGGGCGCGCGTCGTCTGTTCGTCGCACCTGGGCCGTCCCAAGGGGGAGGTGATCCCCGACTGCAGCCTGGCGCCCGTTGCCAGGCGTTTGGCGGAGCTGCTGGGGATGGATGTCGCCTTCTGCCCGGAGACGGTGGGGGCCAAGGCGGAAAAGGCCAAAGCTGCGCTGAAGGCCGGGAAGGTCCTCCTCCTGGAGAACCTGCGCTTCCATCCCGGCGAGACCAAAAACGACCCCATTTTCGCCGCCGAACTGGCCAAGGGGATCGAGGTCTACGTCGACGACGCTTTCGGCGCCTGCCACCGGGCCCACGCGTCCATCGACCAAATCACCCGCCTGGTACCGGTCGCCGTGGGCGGATTTCTGATCAAAAAGGAAATTGATTTTTTGAGCCTGGCTGCAGAAAATCCTCCCGATGACTACCTGGTGATCCTCGGCGGCGCCAAAGTCAGCGACAAGCTGCCGCTGCTCACCCACCTGCTGGACAAGGCCGATACCATCCTGATCGGCGGAGCCATGGCCTACACGTTTTTAAAGGCGACCGGCATGAACGTCGGCGCCTCGCGCGTGGAGAACGAATGCCTGGACTTGTGCCGTGAGCTGTTGCGCAAAGGCGAGGCGAACGGCGT
The Candidatus Aminicenantes bacterium DNA segment above includes these coding regions:
- a CDS encoding phosphoglycerate kinase, with amino-acid sequence MAKKFLTDVPVQGKLVFLRNDFNVPLDARQHITDDTRIRAALPTFRYLIENGARVVCSSHLGRPKGEVIPDCSLAPVARRLAELLGMDVAFCPETVGAKAEKAKAALKAGKVLLLENLRFHPGETKNDPIFAAELAKGIEVYVDDAFGACHRAHASIDQITRLVPVAVGGFLIKKEIDFLSLAAENPPDDYLVILGGAKVSDKLPLLTHLLDKADTILIGGAMAYTFLKATGMNVGASRVENECLDLCRELLRKGEANGVRILLPKDHIAATKIEPNITVRIIRSGEEIPGVMMGLDIGPETVDLYQSEIGRAKLIFWNGPMGVFEVDTFAGGTMEIAAAVAASSATTIIGGG